The following coding sequences are from one Collimonas arenae window:
- a CDS encoding ArgE/DapE family deacylase yields the protein MTNTALSAQLANWIDSHFDEEVEFLQQIVRIPTDTPPGNNAPHADAVAALMSAWGWQAEKHPVPAAMVKDYGMESITNLIVRRKYAGAGPTLALNAHGDVVPPGEGWSKQPYGGEIENGRIYGRATTVSKGDFATYIFAVRALEALGVPLKGALELHFTYDEEFGGLLGPAWLLENQLTKPDLVIGPGFSYNVVTAHNACLQFEVTVHGKATHGSMPETGHDALQAATKVLQAIYAKLPDLKKISSAIPGITHPTMIVGRIDGGTNTNVVPGKVVLKMDRRMIPEEDPVAVEAEVRAMIETAVDGLPGIRVEIKRLLLARALRPLPGHEKLLASVQANALAVLGEAIPANGSALYTDARLYGEHGIPVVLYGAGPRTLMESNAKQADENLTLDDLRKATKVIAMTLLDFLAA from the coding sequence ATGACCAACACTGCGTTATCCGCACAGCTCGCCAACTGGATCGACAGTCACTTTGACGAAGAAGTCGAGTTCCTGCAACAGATCGTCCGTATTCCAACCGATACCCCGCCCGGCAACAACGCGCCGCATGCCGATGCGGTTGCCGCACTAATGAGCGCCTGGGGATGGCAAGCCGAGAAGCACCCGGTGCCGGCCGCCATGGTCAAGGATTACGGCATGGAGAGCATCACCAATCTGATCGTCCGCCGCAAATATGCCGGTGCGGGGCCAACCCTCGCGCTGAATGCGCATGGCGACGTGGTGCCGCCGGGCGAAGGCTGGAGCAAGCAACCGTATGGCGGCGAAATTGAAAACGGCCGCATCTACGGCCGCGCCACCACCGTCTCCAAAGGCGATTTCGCTACCTATATTTTTGCAGTGCGCGCGCTGGAAGCGCTGGGCGTGCCGCTCAAGGGCGCACTCGAATTGCACTTCACCTACGATGAAGAATTCGGTGGCTTGCTGGGACCGGCCTGGCTACTGGAAAATCAGTTGACCAAGCCGGACCTGGTAATCGGCCCCGGCTTCAGCTACAACGTCGTCACTGCACATAACGCTTGCCTGCAGTTTGAAGTTACTGTGCATGGCAAGGCCACCCACGGCTCGATGCCGGAAACCGGCCATGACGCCTTGCAAGCAGCTACCAAGGTGTTGCAAGCGATCTACGCCAAACTGCCGGATCTGAAAAAAATCAGTTCGGCGATTCCCGGCATTACCCATCCGACCATGATCGTCGGCCGCATCGACGGCGGCACCAACACCAATGTGGTGCCTGGCAAGGTCGTGCTGAAAATGGATCGCCGCATGATTCCGGAAGAAGATCCGGTCGCGGTCGAAGCAGAAGTGCGGGCCATGATCGAAACTGCTGTCGATGGCTTGCCCGGCATTCGCGTCGAAATCAAACGCCTGCTGCTGGCGCGCGCGTTGCGTCCGTTGCCAGGTCACGAAAAACTGCTGGCCAGTGTGCAGGCAAATGCGCTGGCGGTTCTCGGCGAAGCGATTCCGGCTAATGGCTCGGCGCTCTACACCGATGCCCGCTTGTACGGTGAACACGGGATTCCGGTGGTGCTGTACGGCGCCGGTCCGCGTACGCTGATGGAATCCAACGCCAAGCAAGCAG